From Cannabis sativa cultivar Pink pepper isolate KNU-18-1 chromosome 8, ASM2916894v1, whole genome shotgun sequence, a single genomic window includes:
- the LOC115700185 gene encoding uncharacterized protein LOC115700185 — protein MGKYVLATTFLLLLNLGTLLTSLARPYCPPPEYPPKHPPKHPSHPKPPKHPPHVKPHPPHVKPHPPYKPKPPPHSPKPPIVHPPKPPHVKPPAVQPPPTIPKPPPVAPKPPPSTPTPVLPKPPPLTPTPEVPKPPPSTPVPVVPKPPPSTPTPVIPKPPPLTPTPVIPKPPPSTPVPVVPKPPPSTPTPVVPKPPPLTPAPVIPKPPPSMPTPEVPKPPPSTPAPIIPKPPPSTPTPVVPKPPPSTPTPIVPKPPPSTSPPVVPKPPPMTPTPVVPKPPPSTPEVPKPPPSTPTPVVPKPPPSTPTPVVPKPPPSAPVPVIPKPPPSTPAPVVPKPPPSTPIPVVPKPPPSTPTPVIPKPPPSTPEPVIPKPPPSIPTPIPKPPPSTPVPVIPKPPPSTPAPVVPKPPPSTPEPVLPNPPPVTPAPVVPKPPPSTPVPIIPNPPPSTPSPIVPKPPPTTPTTPVPVVPKPPPLTPMPVVPEPPPSTPVPVVPKPPPSIPAPVVPKPPPSTPTPVIPKPPPSTPAPVVPKPPPSTPAPVVPKPPPSTPVPVIPKPPPSTPTPVVPKPPPSTPMPVVPMPPPTTPAPVIPKPPPSTPVPVVPKPPPSTPTPVVPKPPPSTPAPVVPKPPPLMPTPVVPKPPPSTPVPVVPKPPPSTPVPVIPKPPPSTPTPVVPKPPPSTPVPVVPKPPPMTPAPVVPKPPPSTPVPVLPKPPPSTPTPVLPKPPPSTPTPVVPMPPPLTPAPVMPKPPPSVPTPVVPKPPPSTPVPVIPKPPPLTPAPVVPKPPPSVPVPVIPKPPPLTPTPIVPKPPPTTPSPVVPKPPPTTPSPVVPKPPPTTPSPIVPKPPPTTPSPVVPKPPPTTPTPVVPKPPPSTPSPILPKPPPTTPTPVVPKPPPSTPEPVVPKPPPSMPSPVVPKPPPLTPTPVIPKPPPATPSPVVPKPPPSTPSPIVPKPPPTTPTPVVPKPPPSTPEPVVPKPPPSMPSPVVPPPLTPTPVIPKPPPTTPSPVVPKPPPTTPEPVVPKPPPSTPEPVIPKPPPTTPSPIVPKPPPTTPSPVVPKPPPTTPTPVVPKPPPSTPSPIIPKPPPTTPEPVVPKPPPSTPEPVTPKPPPSVCPPPSPTQETCPIDTLKLGACVDVLGGLVNIGIGGSAKDKCCPVLKGLVDLDAAVCLCTSIKAKLLNVNVIIPIALQVLADCGKTPPPGFQCPA, from the coding sequence ATGGGAAAGTATGTTCTAGCAACCACCTTCCTCCTCCTTCTCAATTTGGGTACCTTACTCACTTCCCTTGCTAGACCCTACTGTCCACCACCAGAATACCCTCCTAAACACCCACCAAAACACCCATCTCATCCTAAACCACCAAAACACCCTCCCCATGTCAAACCACACCCTCCCCATGTCAAACCACATCCTCCGTACAAGCCAAAACCACCACCACATTCTCCCAAACCGCCCATTGTGCACCCTCCCAAGCCTCCCCACGTCAAACCGCCAGCTGTACAACCACCACCAACCATTCCAAAGCCACCCCCAGTTGCACCAAAGCCCCCTCCATCAACACCAACACCGGTCTTACCTAAGCCCCCTCCTTTGACGCCGACACCAGAGGTTCCTAAACCCCCTCCATCAACGCCAGTGCCTGTGGTTCCAAAGCCTCCTCCATCGACACCTACTCCAGTAATTCCAAAGCCCCCTCCATTAACACCTACGCCAGTGATTCCAAAGCCCCCTCCATCAACGCCTGTCCCAGTGGTTCCAAAGCCCCCTCCATCCACGCCAACGCCAGTAGTACCTAAGCCTCCTCCTCTAACGCCAGCACCAGTGATTCCTAAGCCCCCTCCTTCGATGCCAACACCAGAGGTTCCCAAGCCCCCTCCATCAACACCTGCACCTATAATTCCAAAACCTCCTCCATCAACACCTACTCCAGTAGTTCCAAAGCCCCCTCCATCAACTCCTACCCCAATAGTCCCTAAGCCCCCTCCTTCAACATCACCACCAGTGGTACCAAAGCCTCCTCCTATGACACCAACACCAGTGGTTCCTAAGCCACCTCCTTCGACACCAGAGGTTCCCAAGCCCCCTCCATCAACGCCTACGCCTGTAGTTCCAAAGCCTCCTCCGTCGACACCTACTCCAGTAGTTCCAAAGCCTCCTCCATCAGCGCCTGTGCCAGTGATTCCTAAGCCCCCTCCATCAACGCCTGCACCTGTAGTTCCAAAGCCACCACCATCGACACCTATTCCGGTAGTTCCGAAGCCTCCTCCATCAACACCTACGCCAGTGATTCCTAAACCCCCTCCATCAACGCCTGAGCCAGTGATTCCAAAGCCCCCTCCATCAATTCCTACCCCAATTCCTAAGCCGCCTCCTTCGACACCAGTGCCTGTTATACCGAAGCCCCCTCCTTCGACACCAGCACCAGTAGTTCCTAAGCCCCCTCCATCCACGCCAGAGCCAGTGCTACCTAATCCTCCTCCAGTGACACCAGCACCAGTGGTTCCTAAACCCCCTCCTTCTACGCCTGTGCCCATAATACCTAATCCCCCTCCTTCAACACCATCACCAATAGTACCTAAACCTCCTCCTACCACACCTACCACACCAGTGCCAGTGGTCCCTAAGCCCCCTCCATTAACGCCTATGCCTGTGGTTCCTGAACCCCCTCCATCAACGCCTGTGCCTGTGGTTCCAAAGCCTCCTCCATCAATTCCTGCTCCTGTAGTTCCAAAGCCCCCTCCATCAACACCTACCCCGGTGATTCCTAAGCCTCCTCCCTCCACGCCAGCACCAGTGGTTCCTAAACCCCCTCCCTCTACGCCAGCACCAGTAGTACCTAAGCCCCCTCCTTCCACGCCAGTTCCTGTGATACCTAAGCCCCCTCCATCAACACCAACACCAGTAGTACCTAAGCCTCCTCCTTCCACACCAATGCCAGTGGTCCCTATGCCTCCTCCAACAACGCCCGCACCTGTGATTCCAAAGCCCCCTCCATCAACGCCTGTACCAGTGGTTCCAAAGCCTCCTCCTTCGACACCAACACCAGTTGTTCCTAAGCCTCCTCCATCTACGCCAGCGCCAGTGGTACCCAAGCCTCCTCCTTTGATGCCAACACCGGTAGTTCCTAAGCCCCCTCCTTCCACTCCAGTGCCAGTGGTTCCTAAGCCCCCTCCTTCAACACCAGTGCCTGTGATACCCAAGCCACCTCCATCCACACCAACACCAGTGGTTCCTAAGCCTCCTCCATCTACGCCAGTACCAGTGGTACCTAAACCTCCTCCTATGACGCCAGCACCGGTGGTTCCTAAGCCTCCTCCTTCCACGCCAGTACCTGTACTACCTAAGCCCCCTCCTTCCACGCCAACACCAGTGCTACCTAAGCCCCCTCCTTCCACGCCAACACCGGTGGTTCCTATGCCCCCTCCGTTAACGCCAGCACCTGTGATGCCAAAGCCCCCTCCATCAGTGCCTACTCCAGTGGTTCCTAAGCCGCCTCCTTCAACACCAGTGCCCGTGATACCTAAGCCTCCTCCTTTGACTCCAGCACCGGTGGTTCCTAAGCCCCCACCTTCGGTGCCAGTGCCAGTGATACCTAAACCTCCTCCTTTGACACCAACACCAATTGTTCCGAAACCACCTCCTACCACACCATCACCTGTTGTACCAAAGCCACCTCCTACCACACCGTCACCTGTTGTACCAAAGCCACCTCCTACCACACCGTCACCTATTGTACCAAAGCCACCTCCTACCACACCGTCACCTGTTGTACCAAAGCCACCTCCTACCACACCGACACCTGTGGTACCAAAACCACCTCCTTCCACACCGTCACCTATTCTACCAAAACCACCTCCTACCACACCAACACCTGTGGTACCTAAACCCCCTCCTTCAACACCAGAACCCGTGGTTCCTAAGCCTCCTCCTTCAATGCCATCACCCGTTGTGCCTAAGCCTCCTCCTTTGACACCAACCCCTGTGATACCAAAACCACCTCCTGCCACACCATCACCTGTGGTACCAAAACCACCTCCTTCCACACCATCACCTATTGTACCAAAACCACCTCCTACCACACCGACACCTGTGGTACCTAAACCCCCTCCTTCAACACCAGAACCCGTGGTTCCAAAGCCTCCTCCTTCAATGCCATCACCGGTTGTACCTCCTCCTCTAACACCAACCCCTGTTATACCTAAACCACCTCCTACCACACCATCGCCTGTTGTACCGAAACCACCTCCTACCACACCGGAACCTGTGGTACCTAAACCCCCTCCTTCAACACCCGAACCTGTTATACCAAAACCACCTCCTACCACACCGTCACCTATTGTGCCAAAACCACCTCCTACCACACCGTCACCTGTTGTGCCAAAACCACCTCCTACTACACCAACACCTGTTGTGCCAAAACCACCTCCTTCCACACCTTCACCTATTATACCAAAACCACCTCCTACCACACCAGAACCTGTGGTACCTAAGCCCCCTCCTTCAACACCAGAGCCTGTGACTCCTAAGCCCCCTCCTTCGGTGTGTCCTCCACCGTCTCCAACGCAGGAAACGTGTCCCATAGACACTCTAAAGCTCGGGGCGTGTGTGGATGTTTTGGGCGGTTTGGTCAATATAGGTATCGGGGGAAGTGCAAAGGACAAGTGTTGTCCAGTGCTTAAAGGCTTGGTAGACTTAGACGCAGCAGTTTGTCTATGTACTTCTATTAAGGCTAAGCTCCTTAACGTTAATGTTATCATCCCAATTGCTCTTCAAGTTCTCGCTGACTGTGGGAAGACTCCTCCACCTGGATTTCAGTGTCCCGCTTAA